The following are encoded in a window of Kitasatospora sp. NBC_01250 genomic DNA:
- a CDS encoding DNA-directed RNA polymerase subunit beta' produces MLDVNFFDELRIGLATADDIRQWSHGEVKKPETINYRTLKPEKDGLFCEKIFGPTRDWECYCGKYKRVRFKGIICERCGVEVTRAKVRRERMGHIELAAPVTHIWYFKGVPSRLGYLLDLAPKDLEKVIYFAAYMITWVDDERRQRDLPSLEAHVSVERQQIENRRDADLEARAKKAETDLAELEAEGAKADVRRKVREGAEREMKQLRDRAQREIDRLDEVWARFKNLKVQDLEGDELLYRELRDRFGTYFSGSMGAAALKDRLETFDLAEESERLREIIRTGKGQKKTRALKRLKVVSAFLQTTNKPNGMVLDCVPVIPPDLRPMVQLDGGRFATSDLNDLYRRVINRNNRLKRLLDLGAPEIIVNNEKRMLQEAVDALFDNGRRGRPVTGPGNRPLKSLSDMLKGKQGRFRQNLLGKRVDYSARSVIVVGPQLKLHQCGLPKAMALELFKPFVMKRLVDLNHAQNIKSAKRMVERARPVVWDVLEEVIAEHPVLLNRAPTLHRLGIQAFEPQLVEGKAIQIHPLVCTAFNADFDGDQMAVHLPLSAEAQAEARILMLSSNNILKPADGRPVTMPTQDMVLGLFFLTSDREEVKGGGRSFSSTAEAIMAFDARELDVQAPIDLRLPIGTVPPRGWTPPVDPEWTEGQPAAWMEGESFRLRTTLGRALFNELLPEDYPFVDYEVGKKQLSAIVNDLAERYPKVIVAATLDNLKAAGFHWSTRSGVTVSISDVVVPPSKPQILEGYEAQAEKVQKNYERGLMTNDERKQEMVNIWTKATNEVAEAMNANFPKTNPIFMMVDSGARGNMMQMRQIAGMRGLVSNAKNETIPRPIKASFREGLSVLEYFISTHGARKGLADTALRTADSGYLTRRLVDVSQDVIIREEDCGTERGLKLAIGTVGEDGVLRKTDDVETSVYARMLAEDITVDGKLVATANTDLGDVLIDELIRHGIAEVKTRSILTCESAVGTCAFCYGRSLATGKLVDIGEAVGIIAAQSIGEPGTQLTMRTFHTGGVAGDDITQGLPRVVELFEARTPKGVAPISEAQGRARIEDTEKTRKIVVTPDDGTDEIAYPVSKRVKLLVSEGQAVEVGQKLTVGATNPHDVLRIMGQRAVQIHLVAEVQKVYNNQGVSIHDKHIEIIIRQMLRRVTIIESGDAELLPGELVERGRFETENRRVVSEGGHPASGRPQLMGITKASLATESWLSAASFQETTRVLTDAAIHAKSDPLLGLKENVILGKLIPAGTGLPRYRNIRVEPTEEAKAAMYSAVGYDDYDLSPFGAGSGQAVPLDDYDYGPYTG; encoded by the coding sequence GTGCTTGACGTCAACTTCTTCGACGAGCTCCGCATCGGCCTCGCGACCGCCGACGACATCCGCCAGTGGTCGCACGGCGAGGTCAAGAAGCCGGAGACCATCAACTACCGCACGTTGAAGCCGGAAAAGGACGGCCTTTTCTGCGAGAAGATCTTCGGTCCCACCCGGGACTGGGAGTGCTACTGCGGTAAGTACAAGCGTGTCCGCTTCAAGGGCATCATCTGCGAGCGCTGCGGCGTCGAGGTGACCCGCGCCAAGGTGCGCCGTGAGCGGATGGGCCACATCGAGCTGGCCGCGCCGGTCACGCACATCTGGTACTTCAAGGGTGTGCCGTCCCGCCTGGGCTACCTGCTCGACCTGGCGCCGAAGGACCTCGAGAAGGTCATCTACTTCGCCGCCTACATGATCACCTGGGTCGACGACGAGCGTCGTCAGCGCGACCTGCCGTCGCTGGAGGCGCACGTCTCCGTCGAGCGCCAGCAGATCGAGAACCGCCGTGACGCGGACCTCGAGGCGCGTGCCAAGAAGGCCGAGACCGACCTGGCCGAGCTGGAGGCCGAGGGCGCCAAGGCCGACGTGCGCCGCAAGGTGCGCGAGGGTGCCGAGCGCGAGATGAAGCAGCTGCGTGACCGCGCGCAGCGCGAGATCGACCGCCTCGACGAGGTGTGGGCCCGCTTCAAGAACCTCAAGGTCCAGGACCTCGAGGGCGACGAGCTGCTCTACCGCGAGCTGCGCGACCGCTTCGGCACCTACTTCTCCGGCTCGATGGGTGCCGCGGCCCTCAAGGACCGCCTGGAGACCTTCGACCTGGCGGAGGAGTCCGAGCGCCTGCGCGAGATCATCCGCACCGGCAAGGGCCAGAAGAAGACCCGTGCGCTCAAGCGCCTCAAGGTCGTCTCCGCGTTCCTGCAGACCACCAACAAGCCCAACGGCATGGTGCTGGACTGCGTCCCGGTCATCCCGCCGGACCTGCGTCCGATGGTGCAGCTGGACGGTGGCCGCTTCGCGACCTCCGACCTGAACGACCTGTACCGCCGCGTGATCAACCGCAACAACCGCCTGAAGCGGCTTCTCGACCTCGGCGCGCCCGAGATCATCGTCAACAACGAGAAGCGCATGCTGCAGGAGGCGGTCGACGCCCTCTTCGACAACGGCCGTCGCGGCCGCCCGGTCACGGGCCCCGGCAACCGTCCGCTGAAGTCCCTCAGCGACATGCTGAAGGGCAAGCAGGGTCGTTTCCGTCAGAACCTGCTCGGCAAGCGCGTCGACTACTCGGCCCGCTCCGTCATCGTCGTCGGCCCGCAGCTCAAGCTGCACCAGTGCGGTCTGCCCAAGGCCATGGCGCTGGAGCTCTTCAAGCCGTTCGTGATGAAGCGCCTGGTGGACCTGAACCACGCGCAGAACATCAAGTCGGCCAAGCGCATGGTCGAGCGCGCGCGCCCGGTGGTGTGGGACGTCCTCGAAGAGGTCATCGCCGAGCACCCGGTGCTGCTGAACCGTGCGCCCACCCTGCACCGCCTGGGCATCCAGGCCTTCGAGCCGCAGCTGGTCGAGGGCAAGGCCATCCAGATCCACCCGCTCGTCTGCACCGCGTTCAACGCGGACTTCGACGGTGACCAGATGGCCGTCCACCTGCCGCTCTCCGCGGAGGCGCAGGCCGAGGCCCGCATCCTGATGCTGTCCTCGAACAACATCCTGAAGCCGGCCGACGGTCGCCCCGTCACCATGCCGACCCAGGACATGGTGCTCGGTCTGTTCTTCCTCACCTCGGACCGCGAGGAGGTGAAGGGCGGTGGCCGTTCCTTCTCCTCGACCGCCGAGGCGATCATGGCCTTCGACGCCCGCGAGCTGGACGTCCAGGCCCCGATCGACCTGCGCCTGCCGATCGGCACCGTCCCGCCCCGTGGCTGGACCCCGCCGGTCGACCCCGAGTGGACCGAGGGCCAGCCGGCCGCGTGGATGGAGGGCGAGTCCTTCCGCCTGCGCACCACCCTGGGCCGCGCGCTCTTCAACGAGCTGCTGCCCGAGGACTACCCGTTCGTCGACTACGAGGTGGGCAAGAAGCAGCTCTCCGCGATCGTCAACGACCTGGCGGAGCGCTACCCCAAGGTGATCGTCGCGGCGACCCTGGACAACCTGAAGGCGGCCGGCTTCCACTGGTCGACCCGCTCGGGTGTCACGGTGTCGATCTCGGACGTCGTCGTGCCGCCGAGCAAGCCGCAGATTCTCGAGGGCTACGAGGCTCAGGCCGAGAAGGTCCAGAAGAACTACGAGCGCGGTCTGATGACCAACGACGAGCGCAAGCAGGAAATGGTCAACATCTGGACCAAGGCGACCAACGAGGTTGCCGAGGCCATGAACGCGAACTTCCCGAAGACCAACCCCATCTTCATGATGGTCGACTCGGGTGCTCGCGGAAACATGATGCAGATGCGTCAGATCGCCGGTATGCGTGGTCTGGTGTCGAACGCCAAGAACGAGACCATCCCGCGTCCCATCAAGGCCTCGTTCCGTGAGGGCCTGTCCGTGCTGGAGTACTTCATCTCCACCCACGGTGCCCGTAAGGGTCTGGCCGACACCGCGCTGCGTACCGCCGACTCGGGTTACCTGACCCGTCGTCTGGTGGACGTCTCGCAGGACGTGATCATCCGCGAGGAGGACTGCGGCACCGAGCGCGGCCTCAAGCTGGCGATCGGCACGGTCGGCGAGGACGGCGTCCTGCGCAAGACGGACGACGTCGAGACCAGCGTCTACGCCCGCATGCTGGCCGAGGACATCACCGTCGACGGCAAGCTCGTCGCGACCGCCAACACCGACCTCGGTGACGTGCTGATCGACGAGCTGATCCGCCACGGCATCGCCGAGGTCAAGACCCGCTCGATCCTCACCTGCGAGTCGGCCGTCGGCACCTGTGCCTTCTGCTACGGCCGTTCGCTGGCCACCGGCAAGCTGGTCGACATCGGTGAGGCGGTCGGCATCATCGCCGCCCAGTCCATCGGTGAGCCCGGCACCCAGCTGACGATGCGTACCTTCCACACCGGTGGTGTGGCCGGTGACGACATCACCCAGGGTCTGCCGCGTGTCGTCGAGCTCTTCGAGGCCCGTACCCCCAAGGGTGTGGCCCCGATCTCGGAGGCGCAGGGCCGGGCCCGCATCGAGGACACCGAGAAGACCCGCAAGATCGTCGTCACCCCGGACGACGGCACGGACGAGATCGCCTACCCGGTCTCCAAGCGTGTGAAGCTGCTGGTCAGCGAGGGTCAGGCGGTCGAGGTCGGCCAGAAGCTGACCGTCGGTGCCACCAACCCGCACGACGTGCTGCGGATCATGGGCCAGCGTGCGGTCCAGATCCACCTGGTCGCCGAGGTCCAGAAGGTCTACAACAACCAGGGCGTGTCGATCCACGACAAGCACATCGAGATCATCATCCGGCAGATGCTCCGCCGCGTGACGATCATCGAGTCGGGCGACGCCGAGCTGCTCCCGGGCGAGCTCGTCGAGCGCGGCCGGTTCGAGACCGAGAACCGTCGCGTGGTCTCCGAGGGCGGTCACCCCGCCTCCGGCCGTCCGCAGCTGATGGGTATCACCAAGGCCTCGCTTGCCACCGAGTCCTGGCTGTCGGCCGCCTCCTTCCAGGAGACGACCCGGGTGCTCACCGACGCGGCGATCCACGCCAAGTCGGACCCGCTGCTGGGCCTCAAGGAGAACGTCATCCTCGGTAAGCTCATCCCGGCCGGTACGGGTCTGCCCCGCTACCGCAACATCCGGGTCGAGCCGACCGAGGAGGCCAAGGCCGCGATGTACTCGGCCGTCGGCTACGACGACTACGACCTGTCGCCGTTCGGCGCCGGCTCCGGCCAGGCGGTCCCGCTGGACGACTACGACTACGGCCCGTACACGGGCTGA